A stretch of the Oscillospiraceae bacterium genome encodes the following:
- a CDS encoding 5-formyltetrahydrofolate cyclo-ligase, protein MIEKDELRAWAIQKAMVIPERRKKEADLAAAEKLLLSKEFNESKIVFCYISVRDEVSTLEILKAAIQLKKKLCVPRCLPEYAMEAVTIENINDLENDLYGIPTVKKGGQVIPVSLIDLAVLPCLCADERGYRIGYGKGYYDRFLAEYQGFSVVLCRKELLVNEIPAEPHDRKADLVIAS, encoded by the coding sequence ATGATTGAAAAAGACGAATTAAGGGCATGGGCCATTCAAAAAGCGATGGTGATTCCCGAGCGGAGAAAAAAGGAAGCAGATCTTGCGGCGGCGGAAAAGCTGCTCTTATCAAAAGAATTTAATGAATCTAAGATAGTTTTTTGCTATATCTCCGTCCGCGATGAGGTTTCAACACTTGAAATACTAAAAGCGGCGATTCAGCTCAAAAAGAAACTATGCGTGCCGAGATGTCTGCCCGAATACGCCATGGAAGCTGTGACTATCGAAAATATCAATGATTTGGAAAATGATTTATACGGTATTCCGACCGTGAAAAAGGGCGGGCAAGTCATACCTGTTTCCTTGATTGATTTAGCAGTGCTGCCATGCCTGTGCGCCGATGAAAGAGGTTATAGAATCGGGTACGGAAAGGGATATTACGACCGCTTTTTGGCCGAATATCAGGGATTCTCGGTTGTGCTGTGCCGAAAAGAACTTTTAGTGAATGAGATTCCCGCGGAACCGCACGATCGAAAAGCCGATCTTGTCATCGCGTCATAA
- a CDS encoding glycoside hydrolase family 88 protein: MFQPVCETLQNPERYLKKTAELTPEKLQKALEQALVRIDRGIELFGGKTFPPAGSGAGYLYQATVNKGWTEGFWPGMLWLAYQLTKDDKYRTVAEQSVGSFAERMDNRVNVDFHDMGFLFGLSCVMAYMLTGNKKARTYALKSADCLANRYQEKGRFIQAWGPMGVPDNYRLIVDCYMNLPMLFWATEQTGNQRYAEIAKIHAETAFETVFRPDGTTFHTFFFDPETGERLRGVTAQGYSDDSCWARGQSWGIYGLPLYFDDSGDKSKLPLWYQITNVFLNALPSDLVSYWDLIFGEGSTEPRDTSAAAITACGILRAEKYLADKNKYDSAAKAIVCSLIDHYTTAQGEKSTALLSDGLYNWPASKAPEGTIFGDYFYIEALAKLIKPDIKLFW; this comes from the coding sequence ATGTTTCAACCTGTTTGTGAAACGCTTCAAAATCCGGAGCGCTACCTCAAAAAGACCGCCGAGCTGACGCCGGAAAAACTGCAAAAAGCCCTTGAACAGGCGCTTGTGCGCATCGACAGAGGCATTGAGTTATTTGGGGGGAAAACCTTTCCGCCGGCGGGCTCAGGCGCAGGATATCTCTATCAGGCGACCGTGAACAAGGGCTGGACCGAGGGCTTTTGGCCGGGGATGCTGTGGCTTGCCTATCAATTGACCAAAGACGATAAATACCGCACTGTCGCCGAGCAGAGCGTTGGCAGCTTTGCCGAGCGCATGGATAACCGGGTCAATGTCGATTTTCACGACATGGGCTTTTTATTCGGACTTTCCTGTGTGATGGCGTATATGCTCACAGGAAATAAAAAAGCCCGGACTTACGCACTCAAATCTGCGGATTGCCTTGCCAACCGCTATCAGGAAAAAGGGCGGTTTATTCAGGCCTGGGGACCGATGGGCGTGCCGGACAATTACCGACTGATCGTCGATTGCTATATGAATCTGCCGATGCTGTTTTGGGCAACCGAACAGACCGGTAATCAGCGTTATGCCGAGATTGCAAAGATTCATGCAGAAACTGCTTTCGAGACGGTTTTCCGTCCGGACGGGACGACTTTTCACACCTTTTTCTTTGATCCCGAAACCGGCGAACGGCTGCGCGGTGTGACCGCACAGGGCTATTCCGACGACTCCTGTTGGGCGCGTGGACAGAGCTGGGGCATCTACGGGCTTCCGCTCTATTTCGATGACAGCGGCGATAAGTCCAAACTGCCGTTATGGTATCAGATTACGAACGTTTTCCTGAATGCCCTTCCGTCCGATCTGGTTTCCTATTGGGATTTGATTTTCGGCGAGGGCAGCACAGAGCCGCGCGATACTTCAGCGGCTGCGATCACTGCCTGCGGGATATTGAGAGCGGAAAAATACCTGGCGGATAAAAACAAATATGACTCCGCTGCCAAAGCCATTGTTTGTTCGCTGATTGATCACTATACGACTGCGCAGGGTGAAAAGTCCACCGCGCTGCTCAGCGACGGCTTGTATAACTGGCCGGCGTCCAAAGCGCCCGAAGGCACGATCTTCGGCGACTATTTTTACATAGAAGCGCTGGCGAAATTGATCAAGCCGGATATCAAGCTATTTTGGTAA
- a CDS encoding heparinase II/III family protein, giving the protein MKFFEHANYRVLPFKEYKLFSDLNKTPADIPAAKQKVLIERAKQMAGKTIPVLPASLYREFTINGNRTNFQALYFERRERLIALTFGELFEKKSVYITEIIDLIWAICEETSWVIPAHNVAKDQSLLSKPLPDVFDDNIVAIDLFSAATGATLAWVFYLIGDRIDTEIPEIIRERVEYELNRRIIKPYLTYTMRWITEFVNNWTPWIVSNVLSVTALAVRDTAAREAVVKRSLEFLDIFTETYDDDGGCDEGAGYWVAAGAAWLDALEQLYDMTGGDINIFGHEFTRRVGEYIMNVNIGGKKFVTFADAHFKLNSFDFGVVYRYGKRVNSERLKSFAAEHLDNETVITESNLNFFMYRFVKNLVQKIEPPTGYIPPETAYYDGMQLGVMRGKHLFTAFKGGHNNESHNHNDVGSFIVYFDEEPWLIDVGVGTYTRDTFSENRYKIWTMQSSWHNLPEIDGETQHNGGEYKADKFTFDEDKKTAFVSYPDAYEKGADVKVCTREWIFDGDVLIVKDYIVCENPTEVCWNFMLRDKPELTESGFSLNGHTLAADIPIKIIVESKELNDESLKKDWNRDYLYRVKIITENKKEHLIAFEIQ; this is encoded by the coding sequence ATGAAGTTTTTTGAACATGCAAACTATCGGGTGCTGCCGTTTAAGGAATACAAACTCTTTTCGGATTTAAATAAAACTCCCGCCGATATCCCTGCGGCAAAACAAAAAGTATTGATTGAGCGGGCTAAACAGATGGCAGGGAAAACGATTCCGGTTTTGCCGGCATCGTTATACCGGGAATTTACGATCAACGGCAATCGTACGAATTTTCAAGCCCTTTATTTCGAGCGCCGGGAGCGCCTGATCGCACTCACATTCGGAGAACTTTTCGAGAAAAAGAGTGTTTATATCACCGAAATCATCGATTTGATCTGGGCGATTTGCGAGGAGACCAGTTGGGTCATTCCCGCGCACAATGTTGCAAAAGATCAATCATTGCTGTCAAAACCGCTGCCGGATGTGTTTGACGACAATATTGTCGCCATCGACCTATTCAGCGCTGCAACGGGTGCGACGCTGGCGTGGGTGTTTTATTTGATCGGTGACCGGATTGACACAGAAATTCCCGAAATCATCCGCGAACGGGTGGAATATGAGCTCAACCGCCGCATCATCAAGCCGTATCTGACCTACACGATGCGGTGGATCACCGAATTCGTCAACAACTGGACTCCGTGGATTGTCTCGAATGTGCTTTCAGTGACGGCGCTGGCCGTCAGGGATACCGCAGCCCGGGAGGCCGTGGTCAAACGCTCTTTAGAATTCCTCGATATTTTCACCGAGACCTATGACGATGACGGCGGCTGCGACGAAGGCGCGGGGTATTGGGTTGCGGCGGGCGCGGCGTGGCTTGATGCGCTCGAACAGCTTTATGATATGACCGGCGGCGATATCAACATTTTCGGGCACGAATTTACCCGAAGAGTCGGCGAATACATTATGAACGTGAACATCGGCGGGAAAAAGTTTGTGACCTTTGCCGACGCGCATTTTAAGTTGAATTCATTCGACTTCGGGGTTGTATACCGTTACGGAAAGCGGGTAAACAGCGAACGACTGAAAAGCTTTGCCGCGGAGCATCTTGACAACGAGACCGTTATCACCGAGAGCAACCTGAACTTTTTTATGTATCGGTTTGTAAAAAACCTTGTTCAGAAGATCGAACCGCCGACAGGATATATCCCCCCGGAAACTGCTTATTACGATGGCATGCAGCTGGGCGTGATGCGCGGCAAACACCTTTTCACCGCGTTCAAGGGCGGGCACAACAACGAGAGCCACAACCACAACGATGTCGGCAGTTTCATCGTCTATTTCGACGAAGAACCGTGGCTGATTGACGTTGGCGTCGGGACCTACACCCGCGATACCTTCAGCGAAAACCGTTATAAAATTTGGACGATGCAGTCAAGCTGGCACAACCTCCCTGAGATCGACGGGGAAACGCAGCATAACGGCGGCGAATACAAAGCCGACAAGTTCACATTTGACGAGGATAAGAAGACCGCATTTGTCAGTTATCCGGACGCATATGAAAAAGGCGCAGACGTCAAGGTCTGCACCCGCGAGTGGATTTTTGACGGGGATGTTTTAATCGTAAAAGATTATATTGTCTGCGAAAACCCGACCGAGGTGTGCTGGAACTTTATGCTGCGTGATAAACCCGAACTGACCGAAAGCGGTTTTTCCCTGAACGGGCATACTTTAGCCGCCGATATTCCGATAAAAATCATCGTCGAGTCCAAAGAGTTGAACGACGAGAGTTTGAAAAAAGATTGGAATCGGGATTATTTGTATCGAGTGAAAATTATTACGGAGAATAAAAAAGAACACTTGATTGCGTTTGAAATCCAATAA